In the genome of Mycteria americana isolate JAX WOST 10 ecotype Jacksonville Zoo and Gardens chromosome 7, USCA_MyAme_1.0, whole genome shotgun sequence, one region contains:
- the IPP gene encoding actin-binding protein IPP, whose product MACAAAAKGGGSSFSDRHARLLLAQINRLRAGQSFCDVRLEVGPEVFAVHRLVLAASSPYFAALFAGGMKESGRDVVRIAGVEAGTFHTLLDFIYTGVVSIGEHNVQELIVAADMLQLTEVVELCCEFLKGQIDPLNCIGLFQFSEQIACHDLMEFTESYIHAHFLEVQSGEEFLALTKEQLIKILRSEDLSIEDEYQVFIAAMQWILKDVGKRKKYVVEVLEPVRFPLLPAQRLLKYIESIPDFSLRVALQTLLKEYCEVCKSSKENKVSSFLQASKGRPRRKARKYLYAVGGYTRLQGGRWSDSRALSCVERFDTFSHYWTTVSSLHQARSGLGVAVVGGMVYAIGGEDSSMIFDCTECYDPVTKQWTTVASMNHPRCGLGVCTCYGAIYALGGWVGAEIGNTIERFDPEENSWDVVGSMAVPRYCFGCCEMQGLIYVVGGIGNEGVELRSVEVYDPISKRWSELAPMGTRRAYLGVVALNDCIYAVGGWNESQDALATVERYSFEEEKWVEVASMKIPRAGVCVVAVNGFLYALGGRAPSNDFAAPVTSDSVEVYNPHMDSWTEIANMITSRCEGGVAVL is encoded by the exons ATGGCGTGCGCCGCGGCGGCGAAGGGCGGCGGGAGCTCCTTCTCCGACCGACACGCCCGCCTCCTCCTGGCCCAGATCAACCGGTTGCGGGCCGGGCAGAGCTTCTGCGACGTGCGGCTGGAGGTGGGCCCGGAGGTGTTCGCCGTGCACCGCCTGGTGCTGGCGGCCAGCAGTCCTTACTTCGCGGCGCTCTTCGCGGGCGGCATGAAGGAGTCCGGCCGGGATGTGGTGCGGATCGCGGGCGTGGAGGCGGGCACCTTCCACACGCTCCTGGACTTCATCTACACAG GGGTGGTGAGCATCGGGGAGCACAACGTTCAGGAGCTGATCGTCGCCGCCGACATGCTGCAGCTCACGGAGGTGGTGGAGCTCTGCTGCGAGTTCCTGAAGGGGCAGATCGACCCGCTGAACTGCATCGGCCTTTTCCAGTTCTCCGAGCAGATCGCCTGTCACGACTTGATGGAGTTCACCGAGAGCTACATCCACGCGCACTTCCTGGAGGTGCAGAGCGGGGAGGAGTTCCTGGCGCTGACCAAAGAGCAGCTGATTAAGATCTTGCGAAGTGAGGACCTCAGCATCGAGGACGAGTACCAGGTTTTCATAGCGGCAATGCAATGGATTTTGAAGGatgtgggaaaaagaaagaaatacgtCGTAGAAGTACTGGAACCTGTTCGATtcccgctgctgccagcacaaAGGCTACTAAAATACATAGAAA GTATTCCAGACTTCAGCCTTCGGGTGGCCCTGCAAACTCTGTTGAAAGAATATTGTGAAGTCTGTAAATCTTCCAAAGAGAACAAGGTCAGCAGTTTTCTGCAAGCTTCTAAAGGTCGTCCCCGGAGGAAAGCCAGGAAGTACCTTTATGCAGTAG GTGGGTACACCCGACTGCAAGGAGGACGCTGGAGTGACAGTAGAGCCCTCAGCTGTGTGGAGCGATTTGACACCTTCAGCCACTACTGGACCACAGTGTCCTCTCTCCACCAGGCCCGCAGTGGGCTGGGTGTGGCTGTGGTGGGAGGAATGGTCTATGCCATTGGAG GTGAGGACTCCTCGATGATTTTTGACTGTACGGAATGTTATGATCCTGTTACTAAGCAGTGGACCACTGTGGCTTCCATGAACCATCCCCGTTGTGGACTGGGAGTGTGCACGTGCTATGGTGCTATCTATGCTTTGG GAGGTTGGGTTGGAGCGGAGATTGGCAACACAATTGAAAGATTTGATCCTGAAGAAAATAGTTGGGATGTGGTGGGAAGCATGGCTGTGCCCCGTTACTGCTTTGGGTGTTGTGAAATGCAAG GTTTGATTTATGTTGTTGGTGGTATCGGCAATGAAGGAGTAGAGCTACGTTCTGTTGAAGTCTACGACCCAATATCTAAACGTTGGTCTGAGCTCGCTCCAATGGGCACCCGAAGAGCGTATCTTGGTGTGGTGGCTCTCAACGATTGTATCTATGCTGTGGGAGGCTGGAATGAATCTCAGGATGCACTTGCTACTGTAGAAAGATACTCCTTTGAAGAG GAAAAGTGGGTTGAAGTTGCATCAATGAAGATACCAAGAGCTGGTGTCTGTGTTGTGGCTGTGAATGGATTTCTTTATGCCTTGGGAGGCCGAGCTCCCAGTAATGACTTTGCTGCTCCAGTCACCTCTGACTCTGTTGAAGTTTATAACCCTCATATGGACAGTTGGACTGAAATTGCCAACATGATCACCAGCCGCTGTGAAGGAGGTGTAGCTGTGCTgtaa